From Carassius auratus strain Wakin chromosome 10, ASM336829v1, whole genome shotgun sequence, a single genomic window includes:
- the LOC113109885 gene encoding synaptotagmin-like protein 2 isoform X1 translates to MIDLSYLTEEEQEMILAVLNRDAELKKLEEQRVKQLRKTERDRNRLKYLTGEWFYETKNHRHRDRIHGSDIIRTSMRQKKPVTILELSQRWSEKPSSVYGEKKDVYIPPELLGLIEDPSTESHNERVDDVLAEAQGERQRPQIKPWENPFSSVQSQRDDARDINGVKESDQTPAEGHHEVYGEPQHSQVSNFHGSTEVAGKAIGLSAEGQTDKVTVEERRSFSKVLGWFGRGSRDGKLKESLVKKEMDEKEPKDHESPEAKSEDSVPSVLQPKTKPPPNTRRGLFSLFSRAEKKDTIHEVRASDQEEISQDKTESSQYKISCTLRSDDDNILPQTSVPTSKTAEIMQEKTDIPICLDPPQIETFDQGEISTGRLANLKSFWERGNKGPKILSIKRDSEVEESEPSQLNENYHEGVERRLSDSSISPSKPNPNDPNPVDVQSTSCEISPILPRRTSSGVDISATSSHEDENASSLESNRDSSSEVSSSELQTLTVKMNAKLSPSPLLKHKDKSLGNELQEESISRDISDLKKEISTFKMSPSQQEDKVSINDLKSFWEKEKSGVRVIVSSPTCRANVKDPSPQSSPTHSSIELSEPQFDIRSTSQSSPGRMSFKEAGLTQKEKMEQTEENQKSPSTVPLQDLQDIRGRVHYITQNICNFKQSISDKHSKPSPPSSPLRSLIANGEHDEPQSTDIYHPKDQAQTGTPSPLLQSKVPRRDSYPNKETRKDALSSPIRTFAIDINPANKSPVTVRVDKGQTRSCTSPEHHRKTSDGGCDVRHIMPKERKLSADSLTRFYIPLSLHYYLGVPEQADLDERKQINVQAGETFEQVSQGRMSSESSPSQHSLLESEEITFDSSGSSTPEAWSISHTSSYWDSEDDSPVKAALERANARPISISKSLEDLASTPLQERWKTDPRSDVGLSMENVTSITKTSLSDPEQVKMMRMSNPAFMQQEMDFRNSDCASVSSFQYDKLRTCNTPSNFSICSEVASMSSVTGSVMSIYSSEFGNLEVKGTIQLAIHYVQKLGEFHIFVVQCKDLAVADVKRNRSDPYVKCYLLPDKAKYGKKKTCVRKKTLDPTYNEILRFKIPVETLKTQKLNTSVWHNDTFGRNMFLGEVELDLAEWDFNNTQMNEYLLKGRVQVPTSPKHSIGSEEMSAEIKVALRFVLQTTHCHKNKGNGELQIWVKECKNLPITRGVAIDPFVKCAVLPDTSRKSRQKTRVLKRASNPVFNHTIVYDGFRQEDLKEACVELTVWDHDRLNNHFIGGIRLGPGTGKSNGTEVNWMDSNVAEAALWERMMQSPDEWVEDILPLRLMVMARMSRS, encoded by the exons ATGATTGACCTGAGTTATCTGACAGAGGAAGAGCAAGAGATGATCCTGGCAGTGCTGAATAGAGATGCAGAGCTTAAGAAGCTGGAAGAACAGAGGGTCAA GCAGCTTCGTAAGACTGAGCGAGACAGAAACAGGCTGAAGTACTTGACTGGGGAGTGGTTTTATGAGACAAAGaatcacagacacagagacaggatcCATGGCTCCGACATCATCAGAACATCCATGAGACAGAAGAAACCCGTGACGATCT TGGAGCTTTCTCAAAGATGGTCTGAGAAACCCAGCAGTGTTTATGGTGAGAAGAAAGATGTATACATCCCTCCAGAGCTTTTAGGCCTTATTGAGGATCCATCCACAGAATCACACAATGAGAG GGTGGATGATGTGTTGGCAGAAGCCCAGGGGGAAAGGCAGAGACCTCAAATCAAG CCATGGGAGAATCCATTCAGTAGTGTGCAATCGCAGAGAGATGATGCCAGAGATATCAATGGCGTGAAAGAGTCTGATCAGACACCTGCTGAGG GACATCATGAGGTTTATGGTGAGCCTCAGCACTCACAGGTGTCCAACTTCCACGGCTCTACTGAGGTAGCAGGTAAGGCCATTGGGTTAAGTGCAGAAGGCCAGACTGACAAAGTTACAGTGGAAGAGCGTCGTTCATTTTCTAAGGTACTTGGATGGTTTGGGAGAGGCTCTCGAGATGGAAAGCTGAAGGAGTCGCTAGTTAAAAAAGAGATGGATGAAAAGGAACCAAAAGATCATGAAAGCCCAGAAGCCAAGTCAGAAGATTCAGTGCCTTCAGTTTTACAGCCGAAGACCAAGCCACCACCAAATACACGTAGGGgacttttttcattgttttcgAGAGCAGAGAAAAAAGATACGATTCATGAAGTTCGAGCATCTGACCAAGAAGAGATAAGTCAAGATAAAACAGAAAGTTCACAATATAAAATATCTTGTACTTTGAGGTCTGATGATGATAATATACTTCCACAGACCTCTGTTCCTACAAGCAAGACTGCAGAAATAATGCAGGAAAAAACAGACATACCAATATGCTTAGATCCTCCTCAAATAGAGACGTTTGACCAAGGTGAAATATCAACTGGAAGACTAGCCAACCTGAAGTCATTCTGGGAAAGGGGCAACAAAGGACCTAAAATACTGAGCATCAAAAGAGATTCGGAGGTAGAAGAAAGTGAGCCATCTCAGCTTAATGAGAATTATCATGAAGGTGTGGAACGAAGGCTGTCAGATTCCAGCATCAGCCCATCCAAACCCAATCCCAATGATCCAAATCCAGTTGATGTACAATCTACATCATGTGAGATTTCGCCAATCTTACCTAGAAGAACATCCAGTGGTGTTGATATATCAGCCACATCCTCACATGAAGATGAGAACGCTTCTAGTTTGGAGAGCAATAGGGACTCAAGCAGTGAAGTGTCAAGCAGTGAACTACAAACTCTCACAGTTAAAATGAATGCCAAATTGTCACCCAGTCCATTGCTAAAACACAAAGATAAATCCCTGGGCAATGAGCTACAGGAAGAGTCAATCTCCAGGGACATATCTGACTTGAAGAAGGAAATCTCCACCTTCAAAATGTCCCCAAGTCAACAGGAGGATAAAGTTTCAATTAATGATCTCAAGTCAttttgggagaaagaaaaaagtggCGTTAGAGTAATTGTAAGCTCACCAACATGCAGAGCTAATGTTAAAGATCCATCCCCACAGTCATCTCCAACACATTCTTCAATAGAACTGTCTGAACCTCAGTTTGACATCAGATCAACCAGCCAAAGTTCACCAGGCAGAATGAGTTTCAAAGAGGCTGGACTGACACAAAAAGAGAAGATGGAACAGACCGAGGAAAACCAAAAAAGTCCAAGTACAGTGCCATTACAAGACCTTCAAGATATCAGAGGTAGGGTACATTACATAACCCAGAATATTTGTAATTTCAAACAGTCCATTTCAGACAAACACTCAAAGCCAAGTCCACCATCATCTCCCCTCAGAAGTCTCATTGCAAATGGTGAACATGATGAGCCACAGTCCACTGACATTTACCACCCAAAAGACCAAGCTCAAACCGGAACTCCCAGCCCATTACTGCAGTCTAAAGTACCTCGTAGAGATTCATATCCAAACAAAGAAACCAGGAAGGATGCCTTAAGTTCTCCCATAAGAACCTTTGCGATAGATATCAATCCCGCCAACAAGAGTCCTGTCACTGTAAGGGTTGATAAAGGGCAAACCAGGTCTTGCACCTCTCCTGAACACCACAGGAAGACTTCAGATGGAGGCTGTGATGTAAGACACATCATGCCCAAAGAACGAAAGTTGTCAGCGGACTCTCTGACCCGGTTTTATATTCCCCTGAGTTTACACTATTACCTGGGTGTACCTGAGCAAGCAGACTTAGATGAAAGAAAACAGATTAATGTGCAGGCAGGTGAAACTTTCGAACAGGTGAGCCAAGGCAGAATGAGCAGTGAGAGCTCTCCTTCTCAACACTCCCTGCTCGAATCAGAGGAGATCACCTTTGACTCCTCTGGGAGCTCCACACCTGAGGCCTGGTCAATCTCACACACCAGTTCATACT GGGACAGTGAGGATGACAGCCCTGTCAAAGCTGCCCTTGAACGAGCCAATGCCAGACCCATCTCTATTTCCAAGAGTTTAGAGGACCTGGCATCCACACCTTTAC AAGAGAGATGGAAGACTGACCCAAGGAGTGATGTTGGGCTGAGTATGGAAAATG TGACATCCATCACCAAAACATCCTTATCCGACCCAGAACAGGTGAAGATGATGAGAATGTCAAATCCTGCATTCATGCAACAAGAg ATGGATTTCAGAAACAGCGACTGTGCATCAGTGAGCAGTTTCCAATATGACAAACTGAGAACATGCAACACTCCTTCTAATTTTAGCATTTGCTCTGAGGTGGCCTCCATGTCCTCT GTCACTGGCAGTGTAATGAGCATCTACAGTAGTGAGTTTGGTAATCTGGAGGTCAAAGGCACAATCCAGTTAGCCATTCACTATGTGCAAAAACTGGGAGAGTTCCACATCTTTGTTGTGCAATGCAAGGACCTCGCCGTGGCGGATGTCAAGAGGAACCGATCTGACCC GTACGTTAAATGTTACTTGTTACCTGACAAAGCAAAAtatggaaagaaaaaaacatgcgtAAGGAAGAAGACTCTGGATCCAACTTACAATGAAATACTACGG TTTAAGATTCCAGTGGAGACATTGAAAACCCAGAAGCTGAACACCTCTGTGTGGCACAACGACACTTTTGGGCGTAACATGTTTCTTGGAGAGGTTGAGCTCGATTTGGCCGAATGGGATTTCAATAACACTCAGATGAATGAATATTTACTTAAAGGAAGG GTCCAGGTTCCCACCAGCCCAAAACATTCTATTGGCAGTGAGGAAATGAGTGCAGAGATTAAAGTTGCTCTGCGTTTTGTCCTACAAACTACTCACT GTCACAAGAACAAGGGGAATGGTGAGTTGCAAATATGGGTGAAAGAATGCAAGAATCTGCCCATTACAAGAGGTGTTGCCATTGACCCCTTTGTTAAATG CGCAGTCCTCCCAGATACCAGCCGAAAAAGCCGTCAGAAGaccagagtgttgaagagggcaTCTAACCCAGTGTTTAACCACACCATAGTGTATGATGGTTTCAGGCAAGAGGACCTCAAGGAGGCCTGTGTGGAACTTACTGTGTGGGATCACGACAGACTCAACAACCACTTCATTGGGGGTATTAGGCTGGGTCCAGGAACAG GTAAAAGTAATGGCACTGAAGTGAACTGGATGGACTCTAATGTTGCTGAAGCAGCCCTGTGGGAGAGAATGATGCAATCTCCGGATGAATGGGTGGAAGATATTTTACCCTTGAGATTGATGGTCATGGCAAGAATGTCTAGATCGTAA
- the LOC113109885 gene encoding synaptotagmin-like protein 2 isoform X4, whose amino-acid sequence MIDLSYLTEEEQEMILAVLNRDAELKKLEEQRVKQLRKTERDRNRLKYLTGEWFYETKNHRHRDRIHGSDIIRTSMRQKKPVTILELSQRWSEKPSSVYGEKKDVYIPPELLGLIEDPSTESHNERVDDVLAEAQGERQRPQIKPWENPFSSVQSQRDDARDINGVKESDQTPAEGHHEVYGEPQHSQVSNFHGSTEVAGKAIGLSAEGQTDKVTVEERRSFSKVLGWFGRGSRDGKLKESLVKKEMDEKEPKDHESPEAKSEDSVPSVLQPKTKPPPNTRRGLFSLFSRAEKKDTIHEVRASDQEEISQDKTESSQYKISCTLRSDDDNILPQTSVPTSKTAEIMQEKTDIPICLDPPQIETFDQGEISTGRLANLKSFWERGNKGPKILSIKRDSEVEESEPSQLNENYHEGVERRLSDSSISPSKPNPNDPNPVDVQSTSCEISPILPRRTSSGVDISATSSHEDENASSLESNRDSSSEVSSSELQTLTVKMNAKLSPSPLLKHKDKSLGNELQEESISRDISDLKKEISTFKMSPSQQEDKVSINDLKSFWEKEKSGVRVIVSSPTCRANVKDPSPQSSPTHSSIELSEPQFDIRSTSQSSPGRMSFKEAGLTQKEKMEQTEENQKSPSTVPLQDLQDIRGRVHYITQNICNFKQSISDKHSKPSPPSSPLRSLIANGEHDEPQSTDIYHPKDQAQTGTPSPLLQSKVPRRDSYPNKETRKDALSSPIRTFAIDINPANKSPVTVRVDKGQTRSCTSPEHHRKTSDGGCDVRHIMPKERKLSADSLTRFYIPLSLHYYLGVPEQADLDERKQINVQAGETFEQVSQGRMSSESSPSQHSLLESEEITFDSSGSSTPEAWSISHTSSYWDSEDDSPVKAALERANARPISISKSLEDLASTPLQERWKTDPRSDVGLSMENVTSITKTSLSDPEQVKMMRMSNPAFMQQEVTGSVMSIYSSEFGNLEVKGTIQLAIHYVQKLGEFHIFVVQCKDLAVADVKRNRSDPYVKCYLLPDKAKYGKKKTCVRKKTLDPTYNEILRFKIPVETLKTQKLNTSVWHNDTFGRNMFLGEVELDLAEWDFNNTQMNEYLLKGRVQVPTSPKHSIGSEEMSAEIKVALRFVLQTTHCHKNKGNGELQIWVKECKNLPITRGVAIDPFVKCAVLPDTSRKSRQKTRVLKRASNPVFNHTIVYDGFRQEDLKEACVELTVWDHDRLNNHFIGGIRLGPGTGKSNGTEVNWMDSNVAEAALWERMMQSPDEWVEDILPLRLMVMARMSRS is encoded by the exons ATGATTGACCTGAGTTATCTGACAGAGGAAGAGCAAGAGATGATCCTGGCAGTGCTGAATAGAGATGCAGAGCTTAAGAAGCTGGAAGAACAGAGGGTCAA GCAGCTTCGTAAGACTGAGCGAGACAGAAACAGGCTGAAGTACTTGACTGGGGAGTGGTTTTATGAGACAAAGaatcacagacacagagacaggatcCATGGCTCCGACATCATCAGAACATCCATGAGACAGAAGAAACCCGTGACGATCT TGGAGCTTTCTCAAAGATGGTCTGAGAAACCCAGCAGTGTTTATGGTGAGAAGAAAGATGTATACATCCCTCCAGAGCTTTTAGGCCTTATTGAGGATCCATCCACAGAATCACACAATGAGAG GGTGGATGATGTGTTGGCAGAAGCCCAGGGGGAAAGGCAGAGACCTCAAATCAAG CCATGGGAGAATCCATTCAGTAGTGTGCAATCGCAGAGAGATGATGCCAGAGATATCAATGGCGTGAAAGAGTCTGATCAGACACCTGCTGAGG GACATCATGAGGTTTATGGTGAGCCTCAGCACTCACAGGTGTCCAACTTCCACGGCTCTACTGAGGTAGCAGGTAAGGCCATTGGGTTAAGTGCAGAAGGCCAGACTGACAAAGTTACAGTGGAAGAGCGTCGTTCATTTTCTAAGGTACTTGGATGGTTTGGGAGAGGCTCTCGAGATGGAAAGCTGAAGGAGTCGCTAGTTAAAAAAGAGATGGATGAAAAGGAACCAAAAGATCATGAAAGCCCAGAAGCCAAGTCAGAAGATTCAGTGCCTTCAGTTTTACAGCCGAAGACCAAGCCACCACCAAATACACGTAGGGgacttttttcattgttttcgAGAGCAGAGAAAAAAGATACGATTCATGAAGTTCGAGCATCTGACCAAGAAGAGATAAGTCAAGATAAAACAGAAAGTTCACAATATAAAATATCTTGTACTTTGAGGTCTGATGATGATAATATACTTCCACAGACCTCTGTTCCTACAAGCAAGACTGCAGAAATAATGCAGGAAAAAACAGACATACCAATATGCTTAGATCCTCCTCAAATAGAGACGTTTGACCAAGGTGAAATATCAACTGGAAGACTAGCCAACCTGAAGTCATTCTGGGAAAGGGGCAACAAAGGACCTAAAATACTGAGCATCAAAAGAGATTCGGAGGTAGAAGAAAGTGAGCCATCTCAGCTTAATGAGAATTATCATGAAGGTGTGGAACGAAGGCTGTCAGATTCCAGCATCAGCCCATCCAAACCCAATCCCAATGATCCAAATCCAGTTGATGTACAATCTACATCATGTGAGATTTCGCCAATCTTACCTAGAAGAACATCCAGTGGTGTTGATATATCAGCCACATCCTCACATGAAGATGAGAACGCTTCTAGTTTGGAGAGCAATAGGGACTCAAGCAGTGAAGTGTCAAGCAGTGAACTACAAACTCTCACAGTTAAAATGAATGCCAAATTGTCACCCAGTCCATTGCTAAAACACAAAGATAAATCCCTGGGCAATGAGCTACAGGAAGAGTCAATCTCCAGGGACATATCTGACTTGAAGAAGGAAATCTCCACCTTCAAAATGTCCCCAAGTCAACAGGAGGATAAAGTTTCAATTAATGATCTCAAGTCAttttgggagaaagaaaaaagtggCGTTAGAGTAATTGTAAGCTCACCAACATGCAGAGCTAATGTTAAAGATCCATCCCCACAGTCATCTCCAACACATTCTTCAATAGAACTGTCTGAACCTCAGTTTGACATCAGATCAACCAGCCAAAGTTCACCAGGCAGAATGAGTTTCAAAGAGGCTGGACTGACACAAAAAGAGAAGATGGAACAGACCGAGGAAAACCAAAAAAGTCCAAGTACAGTGCCATTACAAGACCTTCAAGATATCAGAGGTAGGGTACATTACATAACCCAGAATATTTGTAATTTCAAACAGTCCATTTCAGACAAACACTCAAAGCCAAGTCCACCATCATCTCCCCTCAGAAGTCTCATTGCAAATGGTGAACATGATGAGCCACAGTCCACTGACATTTACCACCCAAAAGACCAAGCTCAAACCGGAACTCCCAGCCCATTACTGCAGTCTAAAGTACCTCGTAGAGATTCATATCCAAACAAAGAAACCAGGAAGGATGCCTTAAGTTCTCCCATAAGAACCTTTGCGATAGATATCAATCCCGCCAACAAGAGTCCTGTCACTGTAAGGGTTGATAAAGGGCAAACCAGGTCTTGCACCTCTCCTGAACACCACAGGAAGACTTCAGATGGAGGCTGTGATGTAAGACACATCATGCCCAAAGAACGAAAGTTGTCAGCGGACTCTCTGACCCGGTTTTATATTCCCCTGAGTTTACACTATTACCTGGGTGTACCTGAGCAAGCAGACTTAGATGAAAGAAAACAGATTAATGTGCAGGCAGGTGAAACTTTCGAACAGGTGAGCCAAGGCAGAATGAGCAGTGAGAGCTCTCCTTCTCAACACTCCCTGCTCGAATCAGAGGAGATCACCTTTGACTCCTCTGGGAGCTCCACACCTGAGGCCTGGTCAATCTCACACACCAGTTCATACT GGGACAGTGAGGATGACAGCCCTGTCAAAGCTGCCCTTGAACGAGCCAATGCCAGACCCATCTCTATTTCCAAGAGTTTAGAGGACCTGGCATCCACACCTTTAC AAGAGAGATGGAAGACTGACCCAAGGAGTGATGTTGGGCTGAGTATGGAAAATG TGACATCCATCACCAAAACATCCTTATCCGACCCAGAACAGGTGAAGATGATGAGAATGTCAAATCCTGCATTCATGCAACAAGAg GTCACTGGCAGTGTAATGAGCATCTACAGTAGTGAGTTTGGTAATCTGGAGGTCAAAGGCACAATCCAGTTAGCCATTCACTATGTGCAAAAACTGGGAGAGTTCCACATCTTTGTTGTGCAATGCAAGGACCTCGCCGTGGCGGATGTCAAGAGGAACCGATCTGACCC GTACGTTAAATGTTACTTGTTACCTGACAAAGCAAAAtatggaaagaaaaaaacatgcgtAAGGAAGAAGACTCTGGATCCAACTTACAATGAAATACTACGG TTTAAGATTCCAGTGGAGACATTGAAAACCCAGAAGCTGAACACCTCTGTGTGGCACAACGACACTTTTGGGCGTAACATGTTTCTTGGAGAGGTTGAGCTCGATTTGGCCGAATGGGATTTCAATAACACTCAGATGAATGAATATTTACTTAAAGGAAGG GTCCAGGTTCCCACCAGCCCAAAACATTCTATTGGCAGTGAGGAAATGAGTGCAGAGATTAAAGTTGCTCTGCGTTTTGTCCTACAAACTACTCACT GTCACAAGAACAAGGGGAATGGTGAGTTGCAAATATGGGTGAAAGAATGCAAGAATCTGCCCATTACAAGAGGTGTTGCCATTGACCCCTTTGTTAAATG CGCAGTCCTCCCAGATACCAGCCGAAAAAGCCGTCAGAAGaccagagtgttgaagagggcaTCTAACCCAGTGTTTAACCACACCATAGTGTATGATGGTTTCAGGCAAGAGGACCTCAAGGAGGCCTGTGTGGAACTTACTGTGTGGGATCACGACAGACTCAACAACCACTTCATTGGGGGTATTAGGCTGGGTCCAGGAACAG GTAAAAGTAATGGCACTGAAGTGAACTGGATGGACTCTAATGTTGCTGAAGCAGCCCTGTGGGAGAGAATGATGCAATCTCCGGATGAATGGGTGGAAGATATTTTACCCTTGAGATTGATGGTCATGGCAAGAATGTCTAGATCGTAA